A window from Thermoplasmata archaeon encodes these proteins:
- a CDS encoding DUF3198 domain-containing protein: protein MAWNLWRNYGHILSILIIVLSAILTFLGVCGFEQIKNVMPEQIKAIENAIGNFYLWCIILGPFLLLIFGWLLIDYYSKKREFEKLIDTQSKAQFIKNLQRIEELAFSLPERYEKKIEKKKIELKVKL, encoded by the coding sequence ATGGCATGGAACCTCTGGCGAAATTACGGACACATTCTCTCAATCCTCATCATAGTTTTATCTGCAATCCTGACTTTCTTGGGTGTCTGCGGATTTGAGCAGATAAAAAATGTAATGCCTGAGCAGATAAAAGCAATTGAGAACGCAATAGGCAACTTTTACCTATGGTGCATCATTTTAGGGCCATTTCTCCTCCTAATCTTTGGCTGGCTTCTAATAGATTATTACAGCAAGAAGAGGGAATTTGAGAAACTCATAGACACTCAGAGCAAGGCACAATTCATAAAGAATTTACAGAGGATTGAAGAACTAGCTTTTTCCCTTCCCGAGCGATACGAGAAGAAAATAGAAAAGAAAAAAATTGAGCTGAAGGTCAAGCTCTGA
- a CDS encoding CARDB domain-containing protein — protein MRKAMKGVSSIIGTFLVLVITVVIFSTIFAWVQTFPTPQPRANTQFDAEAWYEEAGTGSGYYANVNLTHIAGELLPTSYIRIVVETENGTRFYLQPSDGGITGQYWDLGTVWKWKSSALFTVPQNLTIQVINTAKNLLFWQKLIIVNNIWYPPLIQASGSSPTPVVAGNPFKIWADIYDFDLNPNSVYADLTQLGLGIVKLNNTAGTRFETAELTTFVNPGTYTYTVNASDYQEHRSLRKYSITVVVSAVEVPLPNLVVSQISLSPSSPTRGETVIISAIIKNFQSTPASSATITTFDTIVATNATTTLDTQVISVPGFGETEIYITWVAQPGGAHIIEVTITDVMPGNLTGTPKNVSVVVMPRILFVDDDGAGIGSPNDMGANFIAALNAINVNYTSTTVALNSPGPGYDTGPALYQLRNYDVVIWEGGFTNNTLMASDVANLQRFLDNGGKLWLAGANILENVSGSFINTYLGISGVLPASTLPSKIYGTNYGNGWINLTGFEPSINTISFAVTRTLSIAAGAQPLLVNETGALKFASQFKRTAGVYESRVVLLSLEFGSLRYTGDHAILAYHIINWLSGINARTGDDLAISSQEISTLTPRYREPLNVSAVVRNNGDTSHSDVEVQLIVYAYGVEVERVWPVSGQTISLNAFGDSKTVNFTWTPRIVGIFVLQVMVDPYNKIPEVNENNNVYNNTLLLNQVNVIYTMLVVDDDGSANNGGGLPDASSEIINAMQTLGYTLGRDMDVQIVPRGADRNNSEYNMNRYNCVIWITGTAYNGSGYNTLTATDINLIQNFYLTDDPSQHALIIIGSFILNDSAVANTAFMRNILGANNTGTPVNYGLNNVLYGVRESPITNGLEFVMSNTSFASYPARAYNRTERALPVFWGDAINHWDRLSDNVLGSAVFDAAGWHSVFLSFNPAYTANRTMISEIMLSIVHWCGRIDAKPEIKITAPDIYAATHSRAYIYLRDLNPQLGATYLLKINITNLGGLNASVTIRFLDGDTVIGARNVNVPPSSTNATGYVSNGRAVSEVLWVPLFVGYETIRVMADPDGIYANAEFIRANNNASQRIQVFFFYDDMEVPERTAENWNHDATLLNINGESPLDFLARKDVSTRVIGDWDWSLSGSINRSGLTLNGNGTYLTNNATVFNYTKGAAHTTPTAYWLPEVPNLPGVTGERAPLDIFLVLDNSGSMAEDPDGDGRTKWQDLVDAVTNSILNYLTANDYITVIAFGDRNQNLDQVVFTDMGVTASRYNSDLKSDNGDNEAVHIWVARSLATTATKQTIVNYLTNPALGMTPVLAGRYDTPIWDAIGVGIAYARYYNKTFDFANGILPSVIVLSDGMDWGKYRGTGAKVGETDLGGNRGPDGGSEFFGPWRSWSLGDQTVNGEVTLCADFTAYENWFPITFSNADKTRWGLIDTFTSTDAWVHVPVFTVGLGVTHFEHPSLGKLDTNHYGQAAGTPEYWLWKISNTSAAKFTNLSYDGYFYASQSSQLSGIFAAIMASIGAPGDIRAPPPVPNKNSKFTPNAVDTTTLFFDGFESGIGGWTAIGGNWAQSNAQKYKGTYSLKYTGDNTAGNDYIRTASAVTIPSDIDWAIVALWSYYYLAWDKQASGNNAVYIPKNNWTIEVSTSTGGPWTRVAPLHCFTPLNETSTTDDEWVPNAFDLTKYKGQSIYLRIAMYDTGINAGEYAYFDEFRVVYGKSPSAASSQLNYTIPYKRYRFLTTPEVNISGAPNATLSFYTRYSITEGTNGGFIYLWGKQSGETSWTWDASHRVYIQPKQPYGGNLKFESVENESTVGGIDGNTGLIDRYGRLPYWCFNGRSAGGTYGWEKIEADLSKYIGTFTAVRVVFVFAQFGGQLPPNWTADMGWYIDDVQIKVTGIPTDYWQYVYNPGGGYLGSNRYWYYNQASGYLPLGVDSSLYTIPIDLTRAYRATLIAFFKFNINDGAGLPPDGVRIEVSKDNGETWYSITYGVRIGWGYTGRDLTTVENRGYYGVTGDATGGELPQRYSGVRGTLYKTNWTFVRASDANTVSAYDWIPSFTLVRLNCDLSGFAGNTIILRIRVFTNATGSETDSIHYASASYNKGVFVDDVFVIGTTITHGISKP, from the coding sequence ATGCGCAAGGCCATGAAAGGAGTAAGCAGCATCATTGGCACCTTTCTCGTGCTCGTGATTACGGTAGTGATATTCTCAACAATTTTTGCCTGGGTGCAAACATTTCCAACTCCCCAGCCCCGTGCAAACACGCAATTTGATGCAGAGGCATGGTATGAGGAAGCGGGTACTGGATCAGGATATTATGCGAATGTGAACCTAACGCACATTGCAGGTGAGCTGCTTCCGACAAGCTATATCAGAATAGTGGTTGAGACCGAGAATGGAACAAGATTCTATCTACAACCAAGTGATGGTGGAATTACTGGGCAGTATTGGGATTTAGGTACTGTCTGGAAATGGAAATCTTCTGCGTTGTTCACAGTCCCTCAGAACCTTACAATCCAGGTTATAAATACTGCAAAGAATCTCCTTTTCTGGCAGAAACTCATAATTGTTAACAACATCTGGTATCCACCACTAATTCAAGCTTCTGGTAGCTCGCCAACCCCGGTTGTGGCAGGGAATCCATTTAAAATCTGGGCGGATATTTATGACTTTGATCTCAACCCAAATTCTGTGTATGCCGACCTGACCCAGCTAGGGTTGGGCATAGTTAAACTAAATAACACTGCAGGGACGAGATTTGAAACTGCAGAGCTGACAACTTTTGTGAATCCAGGCACATACACATACACAGTCAATGCAAGTGACTATCAAGAGCACAGGAGTTTGAGAAAGTATTCCATTACAGTTGTAGTTTCGGCGGTAGAGGTTCCACTGCCAAATCTCGTGGTGAGTCAGATCTCTCTAAGTCCTTCCTCTCCAACCCGAGGAGAGACGGTAATTATCTCCGCAATCATCAAAAATTTTCAGAGCACACCTGCATCCTCAGCAACAATCACCACTTTTGATACGATTGTGGCTACGAATGCAACCACAACCCTTGACACGCAGGTAATTTCTGTGCCGGGCTTTGGAGAAACAGAGATTTATATCACATGGGTGGCACAACCAGGAGGTGCGCACATAATTGAAGTTACAATTACAGATGTGATGCCTGGCAATCTTACAGGCACGCCAAAAAATGTTTCGGTTGTGGTAATGCCTCGCATTCTCTTCGTGGATGATGATGGTGCAGGGATTGGGAGTCCAAATGATATGGGGGCGAATTTTATTGCTGCACTTAATGCAATCAATGTAAACTACACATCTACAACAGTGGCTCTAAACTCTCCAGGGCCAGGATACGATACAGGGCCAGCTCTTTACCAACTGAGAAATTATGATGTAGTAATCTGGGAAGGTGGTTTTACAAACAACACGCTCATGGCATCGGATGTGGCAAACCTTCAAAGATTCCTTGACAATGGGGGGAAGCTCTGGTTGGCGGGAGCGAACATTCTCGAGAATGTATCTGGGAGTTTTATAAATACCTATCTTGGAATCTCAGGAGTGTTACCCGCATCTACACTACCTTCTAAAATCTACGGCACGAACTATGGTAATGGATGGATAAACCTGACAGGATTTGAACCAAGCATAAACACAATTAGCTTTGCAGTTACGAGAACGCTATCAATTGCTGCGGGTGCACAGCCCTTACTGGTTAACGAAACAGGTGCCTTGAAATTTGCGAGTCAGTTTAAGAGAACTGCAGGTGTTTATGAAAGCAGAGTTGTTCTGCTCTCCCTGGAATTTGGGTCACTTAGGTACACTGGCGACCACGCCATTCTTGCCTATCACATAATTAACTGGCTGTCTGGCATTAATGCAAGGACCGGTGATGATCTGGCAATTTCGAGCCAGGAAATCTCCACGCTCACTCCAAGGTACAGGGAGCCGCTCAATGTGAGTGCGGTAGTGCGTAACAATGGTGACACAAGCCATTCAGATGTGGAAGTGCAGCTGATTGTCTATGCCTATGGTGTTGAGGTGGAGCGAGTGTGGCCTGTAAGTGGGCAAACAATTTCTCTCAATGCGTTTGGAGATTCAAAAACTGTGAATTTTACATGGACACCGAGGATTGTGGGAATTTTTGTGTTGCAAGTAATGGTTGACCCCTACAACAAAATTCCAGAGGTGAATGAAAACAACAATGTGTACAATAACACACTCTTGCTTAATCAGGTGAATGTGATTTACACGATGCTTGTTGTGGACGATGACGGCTCAGCCAATAATGGTGGGGGCTTGCCTGATGCATCAAGCGAAATCATAAATGCAATGCAGACGCTTGGCTACACGCTTGGGCGTGATATGGATGTCCAGATAGTTCCTAGGGGTGCAGATAGAAATAATTCTGAGTACAACATGAACAGGTACAATTGCGTAATCTGGATTACAGGAACCGCATACAACGGCTCTGGCTACAACACACTCACAGCAACGGACATTAATCTAATCCAGAACTTCTATCTCACAGATGACCCGAGCCAGCATGCGTTAATAATTATTGGCTCTTTCATTCTCAACGACTCTGCAGTTGCAAATACAGCATTCATGCGGAACATTCTCGGAGCCAACAACACTGGCACACCAGTAAACTACGGCTTAAACAATGTGCTCTATGGAGTACGAGAGAGCCCGATAACAAACGGTCTGGAATTTGTGATGAGCAATACATCCTTCGCAAGCTATCCTGCAAGGGCATACAACAGAACAGAGAGGGCACTGCCGGTGTTCTGGGGTGATGCAATAAATCACTGGGATAGATTGAGCGATAATGTGCTAGGCTCTGCTGTGTTTGACGCAGCGGGCTGGCATTCTGTCTTTCTCTCGTTCAACCCAGCATACACTGCAAACAGGACAATGATTTCAGAAATCATGCTGAGCATTGTGCACTGGTGTGGAAGAATTGATGCAAAGCCAGAAATAAAGATAACTGCACCTGATATTTATGCAGCAACGCATTCACGAGCTTACATCTACCTTCGTGATCTAAACCCACAGCTCGGTGCCACTTACCTTCTCAAAATTAACATTACAAATCTGGGTGGATTGAATGCATCTGTTACCATCAGATTCCTTGATGGCGATACAGTGATTGGGGCAAGAAATGTGAATGTACCGCCGAGCAGTACAAATGCCACTGGTTATGTGTCCAATGGCAGGGCAGTTTCCGAGGTGCTCTGGGTACCACTTTTTGTAGGTTATGAAACGATTAGGGTGATGGCAGACCCAGACGGAATTTATGCAAATGCAGAGTTCATCAGGGCAAACAACAATGCGAGCCAGAGAATCCAGGTCTTTTTCTTCTACGATGATATGGAAGTGCCAGAGCGAACAGCAGAAAACTGGAACCATGATGCAACACTGCTTAATATCAATGGTGAAAGCCCGCTTGATTTTCTTGCAAGAAAAGATGTGAGCACGCGGGTAATTGGAGACTGGGACTGGAGTTTGAGCGGGAGCATAAATCGCTCTGGGCTTACTCTCAATGGCAACGGAACCTATCTCACAAATAATGCTACTGTTTTCAACTACACAAAGGGTGCAGCCCACACAACACCGACAGCATACTGGTTGCCAGAGGTACCAAATCTTCCTGGTGTGACGGGAGAACGAGCACCCCTCGATATCTTTCTAGTCCTTGACAACTCGGGCTCAATGGCTGAAGACCCAGATGGAGACGGGAGAACAAAGTGGCAGGACCTGGTGGATGCTGTTACTAATTCAATTTTGAATTATCTTACCGCAAATGACTACATAACTGTAATTGCATTCGGGGATAGAAACCAGAATCTTGACCAGGTTGTGTTCACAGACATGGGAGTGACAGCGAGCAGATACAATTCAGACCTCAAGTCAGATAATGGAGATAATGAAGCAGTGCACATCTGGGTTGCAAGAAGCTTGGCAACAACTGCTACAAAACAGACAATTGTGAATTATCTCACTAATCCCGCACTTGGAATGACACCTGTGCTTGCAGGTAGATACGATACTCCAATCTGGGACGCAATAGGTGTTGGCATCGCCTATGCAAGATACTACAACAAGACCTTTGATTTTGCAAACGGAATTTTGCCAAGTGTGATCGTACTCTCAGATGGTATGGACTGGGGGAAGTACAGAGGAACGGGAGCGAAGGTCGGTGAAACGGACCTGGGTGGTAACAGAGGACCTGATGGAGGTAGTGAATTCTTTGGCCCATGGAGGTCCTGGTCTCTCGGTGACCAAACAGTGAATGGCGAAGTTACTTTATGTGCAGATTTCACAGCGTATGAGAACTGGTTCCCAATTACATTCTCAAATGCGGATAAAACTCGATGGGGCTTGATTGATACCTTCACCTCTACAGATGCCTGGGTTCACGTCCCAGTGTTCACAGTCGGACTTGGTGTGACCCATTTTGAGCATCCATCACTCGGGAAACTTGACACCAATCATTATGGCCAGGCGGCAGGGACACCAGAATACTGGCTCTGGAAAATTTCAAACACTTCTGCAGCTAAATTCACGAATTTGAGTTACGATGGGTATTTCTACGCCTCTCAATCCTCGCAGCTGAGCGGAATCTTTGCAGCAATAATGGCATCAATTGGTGCACCTGGGGACATAAGGGCACCGCCGCCAGTGCCGAATAAAAATTCAAAGTTCACACCAAATGCAGTGGATACAACGACCCTTTTCTTTGACGGATTCGAATCTGGCATTGGAGGCTGGACGGCGATTGGCGGAAACTGGGCGCAGAGCAATGCACAAAAATACAAAGGCACATACAGCTTGAAATACACAGGAGATAATACCGCAGGTAATGATTACATTCGTACTGCATCAGCAGTAACAATTCCCTCGGACATTGATTGGGCAATTGTAGCACTCTGGTCATACTACTATCTTGCATGGGATAAGCAAGCTTCTGGCAACAATGCAGTGTATATCCCAAAAAACAACTGGACAATAGAGGTGAGCACGAGCACAGGTGGTCCCTGGACAAGGGTAGCACCCTTGCATTGCTTCACGCCACTGAATGAAACAAGCACAACAGATGATGAATGGGTGCCAAATGCCTTTGACCTCACGAAATACAAGGGCCAGAGCATTTACCTCAGAATTGCAATGTACGATACTGGGATAAACGCCGGGGAGTATGCATACTTTGATGAATTCCGAGTTGTTTATGGAAAATCTCCCAGTGCTGCAAGTTCTCAACTCAATTATACAATTCCCTACAAGCGTTATCGGTTCCTCACAACGCCAGAAGTAAACATAAGCGGCGCTCCTAATGCCACGCTTTCCTTCTATACCAGATACTCCATCACAGAGGGTACAAACGGAGGATTCATCTATCTCTGGGGCAAGCAATCTGGTGAGACATCGTGGACCTGGGATGCCTCCCACAGAGTTTACATTCAGCCAAAGCAGCCGTATGGAGGTAATCTCAAGTTTGAGAGCGTTGAGAATGAGAGCACTGTCGGTGGCATAGATGGAAATACTGGATTGATAGATAGATATGGACGCTTGCCTTACTGGTGCTTCAATGGGAGGAGTGCAGGTGGTACTTACGGCTGGGAGAAGATAGAGGCTGATTTAAGTAAATACATAGGGACATTCACGGCGGTGCGTGTGGTCTTTGTGTTCGCACAGTTCGGAGGGCAGTTACCGCCAAACTGGACCGCTGACATGGGCTGGTATATAGACGATGTGCAGATAAAGGTGACAGGGATTCCTACAGATTACTGGCAGTATGTGTATAACCCTGGTGGAGGATATCTCGGGAGCAACAGATACTGGTATTACAATCAGGCATCTGGCTATCTCCCACTCGGTGTGGATTCCTCACTCTACACAATTCCAATTGATTTAACGAGAGCATACAGGGCAACACTCATTGCCTTCTTCAAATTCAACATCAACGATGGTGCTGGCTTACCGCCAGATGGAGTAAGGATAGAGGTGAGTAAGGACAATGGCGAGACATGGTATTCCATTACATACGGTGTGAGAATTGGCTGGGGATATACAGGAAGAGATTTAACTACAGTTGAAAACCGTGGTTACTATGGAGTTACAGGTGATGCCACAGGTGGAGAATTGCCGCAGCGTTATTCTGGTGTGAGAGGGACACTCTACAAGACGAACTGGACATTTGTGCGAGCGAGCGATGCCAATACAGTGTCAGCGTATGATTGGATACCATCATTCACGCTTGTAAGGCTGAACTGTGATTTGAGTGGATTTGCAGGCAACACAATAATCTTGAGGATAAGAGTGTTCACAAATGCCACAGGGAGCGAGACAGATTCTATCCACTATGCGAGTGCCAGCTACAACAAAGGCGTCTTTGTAGACGATGTCTTCGTGATTGGCACAACAATAACACATGGGATATCAAAACCATGA
- a CDS encoding ribose-phosphate diphosphokinase — protein MIVIPGSASPGLSQKIAKITNCEIASVERKRFPDGEMYIRIGSEIGGKDAVIVQSTTSDEKILEAILLCDATREANARKIIFVAPYFGYARQDKVFKQGEAISARAIARAIQANCDAFLSVDLHANTVIKWFTIPAFEVSAIPCVAGYFKGKKIDVIVSPDKGGIERVKRTSELSGIPYIHLDKVRLDGHTVTIKLPDYDFKGKNVVIVDDIISTGGTIKTAAKQMLDAGAKSVSCGCTHGLFLGNSGNELASLCTEVIASDTIETRFSSYSVAEEIARAISGII, from the coding sequence ATGATTGTAATTCCTGGTTCTGCATCGCCCGGACTCTCCCAGAAAATTGCCAAAATTACAAACTGCGAAATTGCAAGTGTTGAGAGAAAAAGGTTTCCAGATGGAGAGATGTATATTAGAATCGGTTCCGAAATTGGAGGCAAGGACGCAGTGATTGTGCAGAGCACAACTAGTGACGAAAAAATTCTGGAGGCAATCTTGCTCTGCGATGCTACACGGGAGGCAAATGCAAGAAAGATTATTTTTGTCGCCCCCTACTTCGGCTATGCTAGACAGGACAAGGTATTTAAGCAAGGCGAAGCAATCTCGGCAAGAGCAATTGCAAGGGCAATCCAAGCAAACTGTGATGCTTTTCTTAGTGTGGACCTCCATGCAAACACTGTGATTAAATGGTTCACTATCCCTGCATTTGAAGTTTCAGCCATTCCCTGTGTAGCTGGATATTTCAAAGGCAAGAAGATTGATGTTATTGTCTCACCAGACAAAGGAGGAATTGAGCGAGTAAAACGAACCTCTGAACTCTCAGGCATTCCTTATATACATCTAGACAAGGTAAGATTGGATGGACACACTGTGACAATAAAACTGCCAGATTACGATTTCAAAGGCAAAAATGTGGTCATAGTGGATGATATCATCTCTACAGGTGGAACAATAAAAACTGCAGCAAAGCAAATGTTAGATGCTGGTGCAAAATCTGTTTCATGTGGATGCACTCATGGACTTTTCCTAGGAAATTCAGGTAACGAGCTTGCATCCTTGTGCACTGAAGTAATTGCTTCAGATACAATTGAAACTAGGTTTTCCAGTTATTCTGTTGCTGAGGAAATCGCAAGGGCTATATCTGGGATAATATAA
- a CDS encoding phospholipase D-like domain-containing protein — translation MKQKGVIWTLIGALIISECFLGVAVQGEQNVCLAVGEKKLLIWEFAPNCENGLEYVVLKNTGPALCLNGFSLSDGEGKIVFGDVEIPAYSCITLANNASSYYYYFEKLPDIEIKNGKDVSVKGLFKLANSNDEIYLYAPDGSLVDAIAYGKERVQEGWNGSMLKNPSVGTVYKRLTVKDTDTANDWTTTRIGRTALVPTRFTNVNLTAFVTPDSGLEVVLQRIENATREILVCTYTLDSPEIVYALENASKRNVCVSVIVEGSPVGGLGNAEKFMLSKLSGFANLTFYGIPKHTRYNYMHAKYIVIDGKWAVVSTENYKGTSYIEQGLCGNRGWGVIVENSEFAQQLISLFNQDAKNIYGDTGVQTILTTNSVPVKDFNPTLSNFTTRADVSNVTLLAAPDNAQEYLLRCLASAKNSVVVEALEFPLYWGNVVNPFVEKLVKLSEKGVSVRVLLDGSAANGKGNRETVEYLNSLNKNISTRIIDARGHGYRMLHTKGFIIDDAYVYLGSTNFCENSFKDNREVGVLIESKAIASYFNGVFEFDWKEDVRKPSAYIGVPAKIVVNKTVRFDGSGSTDNGKIVSYLWDFNGDGVFEASGALVNYTFPSPGKYRVTLKVVDACGNENATSREITVSAVESVHAEENQNWLYVLLPILLGAIVGWKFGGMEKRVKKFVSWLRCKL, via the coding sequence ATGAAGCAAAAAGGAGTAATCTGGACACTGATCGGTGCTCTGATAATCAGCGAGTGCTTTCTTGGTGTTGCAGTGCAGGGCGAACAAAATGTATGTTTGGCCGTTGGAGAAAAAAAACTGCTAATTTGGGAATTCGCACCCAATTGTGAAAATGGACTTGAGTATGTGGTATTGAAGAACACAGGCCCTGCTCTCTGCTTAAACGGGTTCTCGCTTTCTGATGGAGAGGGAAAAATTGTGTTTGGAGATGTTGAAATTCCCGCATACTCTTGCATCACACTTGCAAACAATGCTTCTAGCTATTACTATTATTTTGAGAAACTGCCAGATATTGAAATCAAAAATGGAAAAGATGTATCTGTAAAGGGGCTATTTAAACTTGCAAATTCAAACGATGAGATTTACCTTTATGCCCCTGATGGCTCTCTAGTAGATGCAATTGCCTATGGCAAAGAAAGAGTGCAGGAGGGTTGGAATGGAAGTATGCTGAAAAATCCGTCAGTTGGAACGGTTTACAAGAGGTTGACAGTTAAGGACACGGATACCGCAAATGACTGGACCACGACAAGAATTGGAAGAACTGCACTTGTTCCTACGAGATTTACGAATGTAAATCTAACTGCTTTCGTGACGCCTGATAGTGGCTTGGAAGTTGTGCTTCAGAGAATTGAGAATGCCACAAGGGAAATCCTTGTCTGCACATACACATTGGATTCACCAGAAATTGTTTATGCGTTGGAAAATGCAAGCAAAAGAAATGTATGCGTAAGTGTAATTGTTGAAGGTTCTCCTGTCGGAGGATTGGGTAATGCAGAGAAATTCATGCTCTCAAAACTTTCTGGTTTTGCTAACCTTACCTTTTATGGAATACCAAAACACACCAGATACAATTACATGCATGCCAAATACATTGTGATTGATGGAAAATGGGCGGTTGTGAGCACTGAAAACTACAAAGGAACAAGCTATATAGAGCAGGGCCTATGCGGAAACAGGGGCTGGGGTGTAATAGTGGAAAACTCTGAGTTTGCTCAGCAGCTTATCTCGCTCTTTAATCAGGATGCAAAAAACATTTACGGAGATACCGGAGTGCAAACAATCCTTACAACTAATTCTGTTCCTGTGAAAGATTTCAACCCTACACTTTCAAATTTCACAACCAGAGCCGATGTCTCCAATGTGACATTACTTGCTGCACCAGACAATGCACAAGAGTACCTCCTTCGCTGCCTAGCCTCTGCTAAGAACAGCGTGGTCGTAGAAGCATTGGAGTTTCCACTATACTGGGGAAATGTGGTGAATCCATTTGTGGAAAAACTTGTGAAACTCTCTGAAAAAGGCGTATCCGTTAGAGTTCTACTAGATGGAAGTGCGGCAAATGGAAAGGGAAACAGAGAAACTGTAGAGTATCTTAATTCGTTGAACAAAAACATCTCCACTAGGATTATTGACGCTAGAGGACATGGCTACAGAATGCTCCACACAAAGGGATTCATTATTGATGATGCCTATGTGTACCTTGGGAGCACAAATTTCTGTGAGAATTCGTTCAAAGATAACAGAGAAGTGGGTGTTTTAATTGAGAGTAAGGCAATTGCGAGTTATTTTAATGGTGTCTTTGAATTTGACTGGAAGGAGGATGTACGAAAGCCCTCTGCCTACATAGGAGTACCCGCAAAAATTGTGGTCAATAAAACAGTAAGATTCGATGGTTCAGGGTCCACCGACAATGGAAAAATTGTTTCCTATCTCTGGGATTTCAATGGAGATGGTGTATTTGAGGCAAGTGGCGCATTAGTGAACTACACATTCCCCTCGCCTGGAAAATACAGAGTAACTTTGAAAGTTGTTGATGCTTGTGGAAATGAAAACGCTACATCTAGAGAGATTACTGTGTCTGCGGTTGAATCTGTGCATGCGGAGGAAAATCAAAACTGGCTCTATGTTCTCCTTCCTATCCTGCTCGGGGCAATTGTTGGATGGAAGTTTGGTGGGATGGAAAAGAGAGTGAAAAAATTTGTTAGTTGGCTGAGGTGCAAGCTATGA
- a CDS encoding Rab family GTPase, whose amino-acid sequence METYTKKIALIGDWGTGKTSLIRRYVLNAFDDSYIQTIGTKVSKKVVDLKIGEREIKINLMIWDILGQKDYRSVQKNAFVGVEGAIFVCDLTRRDTLDSIEKYWHPLMVSVVGEKPAIIVANKCDLINVACFSLEDVKQIAESLKINPENCYLSSAKTGENVEKIFMALATVMMTAPVKVTPYKERVKALEKIEVDDEVNYKTVLDALFLDFTKSMGSEEKAMEILNACFRSCGLNLKYPTKEGIELLIEFLRKAEVDNGVQPEIAEQNKIRRLKLLESIE is encoded by the coding sequence ATGGAAACCTATACGAAAAAGATTGCGCTAATCGGAGATTGGGGAACAGGGAAAACCAGCTTAATTAGAAGGTATGTGCTTAACGCATTCGATGATTCCTATATCCAGACCATTGGCACAAAGGTCTCAAAAAAAGTTGTTGATCTGAAAATCGGAGAGCGAGAAATCAAAATTAACCTCATGATATGGGATATTTTGGGACAGAAGGACTACAGAAGTGTGCAGAAAAACGCTTTTGTTGGTGTGGAAGGTGCAATATTCGTTTGTGACCTCACTAGAAGAGATACGCTTGACAGCATCGAAAAATACTGGCATCCACTGATGGTGAGCGTTGTCGGTGAGAAGCCAGCCATCATAGTGGCAAATAAATGCGATTTAATTAATGTGGCTTGCTTCTCCTTAGAAGATGTTAAACAAATTGCGGAAAGTTTGAAAATAAATCCAGAAAATTGTTATCTCTCTTCTGCAAAGACGGGTGAAAATGTGGAAAAAATTTTCATGGCACTTGCCACTGTGATGATGACGGCTCCAGTCAAAGTAACCCCTTATAAAGAAAGAGTGAAAGCACTTGAAAAGATTGAGGTAGATGATGAAGTGAACTATAAAACCGTGCTGGATGCACTGTTCCTAGATTTTACTAAGAGTATGGGGAGCGAAGAGAAAGCAATGGAAATTTTAAATGCTTGCTTCAGAAGTTGTGGTCTAAATCTGAAATATCCTACAAAAGAGGGAATTGAATTGTTGATAGAATTTTTGAGAAAGGCAGAAGTAGATAATGGTGTACAGCCAGAGATTGCAGAACAGAATAAGATTAGGCGCTTGAAATTACTTGAGAGCATAGAATAA